In Oryza sativa Japonica Group chromosome 3, ASM3414082v1, one DNA window encodes the following:
- the LOC4331463 gene encoding sphingoid long-chain bases kinase 2, mitochondrial isoform X2: protein MVAPATPRPSRILPRASHSHSQPAAVGLASDRAAAATVSSRRRRNFVFVVNPSGANGRTGNQWKQLLPHLRTRFADQCDICECITSAPFDAIDITREAVKDGADAVIAVGGDGTLHEVVNGFFCKGSPVHALDQGPDHSTALGLIPLGTGSDFARTFGWTNDPHEAIDRIVRGVKSKLDIGMMEGPDGNPHYFVNVADIHLSAKAGYFSSMYKRFGNLCYVFGALRAFWGHSNRDLRIKVNGGEWKTIRKVTALCIGNAKYFGGGMKITPTADPFGGDLEVVILQDFKWHDFLLKLHRLYGGTHLSVTGVSSIRVQSIEVAEKEVSADIFVQSDGEHFGFLPTKFSVLPGAVDFFC, encoded by the exons ATGGTCGCGCCAGCGACGCCGAGGCCGTCGCGGATCCTGCCGCGAGCGTCGCACTCCCACTCCCAgccggccgccgtcggcctcgcgtccgaccgcgccgccgccgccaccgtctcctcccgccgccgccgcaacttCGTCTTCGTCGTCAACCCCTCCG GCGCCAATGGCCGCACGGGCAACCAGTGGAAGCAGCTGCTCCCGCACCTCCGCACCCGCTTCGCTGACCAATGCGAT ATTTGTGAGTGCATCACCTCGGCCCCGTTCGACGCCATAGATATCACGAGGGAG gCTGTAAAGGATGGGGCTGATGCCGTGATTGCTGTTGGTGGTGATGGAACACTTCATGAG GTCGTCAATGGCTTCTTCTGTAAGGGAAGTCCTGTCCATGCTCTTGATCAAGGACCTGATCATTCCACAGCGCTTGGT CTCATTCCACTTGGAACTGGTTCAGACTTTGCAAGGACATTTGGCTG GACAAATGATCCTCATGAGGCGATTGATCGAATTGTGAGAG GAGTCAAATCAAAACTAGATATAGGTATGATGGAAGGCCCAGATGGAAACCCACATTATTTTGTTAATGTTGCTGATATCCATTT GAGTGCTAAGGCGGGTTATTTTTCTTCTATGTACAAGAGATTTGGCAACTTATGCTATGTTTTTGGAGCGCTCAGAGCCTTTTGGGGACATAGTAATCGAGATCTTAGAATAAAG GTAAATGGTGGAGAATGGAAAACCATTCGTAAAGTCACTGCACTATGCATAGGAAATGCCAAATACTTCGGCGGTGGTATGAAGATCACTCCAACAGCTGATCCTTTCGGGGGTGACCTTGAG GTCGTTATTCTTCAAGATTTCAAATGGCATGATTTCCTGCTCAAGCTTCATAGATTGTATGGAGGAACTCATCTATCAGTGACTGGTGTGTCATCGATAAG AGTTCAGTCGATTGAAGTAGCAGAAAAGGAAGTTAGTGCTGACATCTTTGTGCAATCTGATGGGGAGCATTTTGGTTTTCTTCCAACCAAATTTTCAGTTCTTCCCGGTGCAGTTGATTTCTTCTGCTAG
- the LOC4331463 gene encoding sphingoid long-chain bases kinase 2, mitochondrial isoform X1 yields MVAPATPRPSRILPRASHSHSQPAAVGLASDRAAAATVSSRRRRNFVFVVNPSGANGRTGNQWKQLLPHLRTRFADQCDICECITSAPFDAIDITREAVKDGADAVIAVGGDGTLHEVVNGFFCKGSPVHALDQGPDHSTALGLIPLGTGSDFARTFGWTNDPHEAIDRIVRGSFFDSSFIVCAVSPYSWSHSGHSSPGVKSKLDIGMMEGPDGNPHYFVNVADIHLSAKAGYFSSMYKRFGNLCYVFGALRAFWGHSNRDLRIKVNGGEWKTIRKVTALCIGNAKYFGGGMKITPTADPFGGDLEVVILQDFKWHDFLLKLHRLYGGTHLSVTGVSSIRVQSIEVAEKEVSADIFVQSDGEHFGFLPTKFSVLPGAVDFFC; encoded by the exons ATGGTCGCGCCAGCGACGCCGAGGCCGTCGCGGATCCTGCCGCGAGCGTCGCACTCCCACTCCCAgccggccgccgtcggcctcgcgtccgaccgcgccgccgccgccaccgtctcctcccgccgccgccgcaacttCGTCTTCGTCGTCAACCCCTCCG GCGCCAATGGCCGCACGGGCAACCAGTGGAAGCAGCTGCTCCCGCACCTCCGCACCCGCTTCGCTGACCAATGCGAT ATTTGTGAGTGCATCACCTCGGCCCCGTTCGACGCCATAGATATCACGAGGGAG gCTGTAAAGGATGGGGCTGATGCCGTGATTGCTGTTGGTGGTGATGGAACACTTCATGAG GTCGTCAATGGCTTCTTCTGTAAGGGAAGTCCTGTCCATGCTCTTGATCAAGGACCTGATCATTCCACAGCGCTTGGT CTCATTCCACTTGGAACTGGTTCAGACTTTGCAAGGACATTTGGCTG GACAAATGATCCTCATGAGGCGATTGATCGAATTGTGAGAGGTTCCTTCTTTGATTCTTCTTTTATAGTGTGTGCTGTCAGTCCATACTCGTGGTCTCATAGTGGTCATTCATCTCCTG GAGTCAAATCAAAACTAGATATAGGTATGATGGAAGGCCCAGATGGAAACCCACATTATTTTGTTAATGTTGCTGATATCCATTT GAGTGCTAAGGCGGGTTATTTTTCTTCTATGTACAAGAGATTTGGCAACTTATGCTATGTTTTTGGAGCGCTCAGAGCCTTTTGGGGACATAGTAATCGAGATCTTAGAATAAAG GTAAATGGTGGAGAATGGAAAACCATTCGTAAAGTCACTGCACTATGCATAGGAAATGCCAAATACTTCGGCGGTGGTATGAAGATCACTCCAACAGCTGATCCTTTCGGGGGTGACCTTGAG GTCGTTATTCTTCAAGATTTCAAATGGCATGATTTCCTGCTCAAGCTTCATAGATTGTATGGAGGAACTCATCTATCAGTGACTGGTGTGTCATCGATAAG AGTTCAGTCGATTGAAGTAGCAGAAAAGGAAGTTAGTGCTGACATCTTTGTGCAATCTGATGGGGAGCATTTTGGTTTTCTTCCAACCAAATTTTCAGTTCTTCCCGGTGCAGTTGATTTCTTCTGCTAG
- the LOC4331464 gene encoding probable serine/threonine-protein kinase At1g01540, with translation MAAQRRLLAEAPPHQPHPSRHQQGAPSSVWSAGYLNGWLSQRTAVFGLRLWVLIGIAVGAAIVLVLVLVFVCLSRRRRRRDDLASNLYPADTKILKQHLQQPTPPKDIQEIVRRQQRQQQTPTPTPPQPPPPAAQHGVQLAKAETPPPPQRTQPPVLPAGSTRSTAASGMSATTSGGSERDGATPRSTASGSAGPEVSHLGWGHWFTLRELEEATDGLAEENVIGEGGYGIVYKGTLQNSAMVAVKNLLNNRGQAEKEFKVEVEAIGRVRHKNLVRLLGYCVEGAYRMLVYEYVDNGNLDQWLHGDVGEVSPLTWEVRMNIILGTAKGLAYLHEGLEPKVVHRDIKSSNILLDQQWNAKVSDFGLAKLLCSERSYVTTRVMGTFGYVAPEYASTGMLNERSDVYSFGVLIMEIITGRSPVDYTRAPGEVNLVEWLKTMVAERKAEEVVDPKLPEKPSPKALKRALLVALRCVDPDGHKRPKMGHVIHMLEMDDLLCRDDKKPGRDAPQTSDRHSSRDGGNFSKRENQRYR, from the exons atggcggctcaGAGGAGGCTGCTCGCCGAGGCACCTCCGCACCAGCCGCACCCCTCGCGGCACCAGCAGGGCGCGCCGTCGTCGGTGTGGAGCGCCGGGTACCTCAACGGGTGGCTGTCGCAGCGCACGGCGGTGTTCGGGCTCCGCCTCTGGGTGCTCATCGGcatcgccgtcggcgccgccatcgTGCTCGTCCTGGTCCTCGTCTTCGTCTgcctctcccgccggcgccggcgccgcgatgACCTCGCATCCAATCTGTACCCGGCCGACACCAAGATTCTCAAGCAGCATCTCCAGCAGCCCACGCCGCCGAAGGACATACAGGAGATCGTTcgccggcagcagcggcagcagcagacgccgacgccgacgccgccgcagccgcctccaccGGCGGCGCAACATGGGGTGCAGCTCGCCAAAGCAgagactccgccgccgccgcagcggacGCAGCCGCCGGTGCTACCGGCGGGATCCACGCGGTCGACGGCGGCCAGCGGCATGTCGGCCACGACGAGCGGCGGGAGCGAGCGGGACGGCGCCACGCCGAGGAGCACGGCGagcggctcggctgggccggaGGTGTCGCACCTCGGGTGGGGCCATTGGTTCACTCTCCGGGAGCTCGAGGAGGCAACCGACGGGCTCGCGGAGGAGAATGTGATCGGGGAAGGCGGCTACGGGATTGTTTACAAGGGCACGCTGCAGAATTCCGCCATGGTCGCCGTCAAGAATCTACTCAATAATAG GGGCCAGGCTGAGAAGGAGTTCAAGGTGGAGGTTGAAGCGATCGGGCGTGTTCGGCATAAGAATCTCGTTAGATTGCTCGGCTACTGTGTAGAGGGCGCTTATAG GATGCTCGTGTATGAATATGTAGACAACGGCAATCTTGATCAATGGCTTCATGGTGATGTAGGGGAAGTGAGCCCACTAACTTGGGAAGTCAGGATGAACATAATTCTTGGAACTGCTAAAGG GCTGGCCTATCTTCATGAGGGGCTGGAACCGAAGGTTGTCCATCGTGACATCAAATCTAGCAATATCCTTCTTGACCAGCAATGGAATGCTAAAGTGTCAGATTTTGGTCTTGCGAAGCTATTGTGCTCAGAGAGAAGTTATGTTACTACCCGTGTTATGGGAACCTTTGG TTACGTGGCACCTGAATACGCCAGCACGGGGATGTTAAATGAGAGGAGCGATGTTTATAGCTTTGGAGTACTTATAATGGAGATTATAACGGGTAGATCACCAGTAGATTACACCAGGGCACCTGGAGAG GTGAACTTGGTTGAATGGCTGAAGACCATGGTTGCTGAGAGGAAAGCAGAGGAGGTAGTAGACCCCAAGCTGCCCGAGAAGCCTTCTCCCAAAGCACTGAAACGGGCACTTCTGGTCGCCCTTCGCTGCGTCGATCCTGATGGCCACAAGAGGCCTAAAATGGGACATGTAATTCACATGCTCGAAATGGATGATCTACTATGCCGCGAT GATAAGAAACCCGGAAGAGATGCGCCTCAGACATCGGACAGACACAGCTCAAGGGATGGCGGGAACTTCAGCAAGCGTGAGAACCAACGGTACAGATGA